The Methanosarcina acetivorans C2A genome includes the window GATGGAGCCCAGGGGTTCTTCTTCAGCGGGAACGCTGGGAATTCCTACAAAAGCTGCCTGCTTGTTCAGTAAAAAACGAACTAAAAGCCCTTCACTGGATAACCCTTTACTGAAAACCTTGTTGCGAATACTGTCTATAATCGCTTCCCTGCGAATAAGTCCATGCAGAGTAAACAGGAGATCCAGTCCTCCCTCGCCTGTAAGGCGAAAAGCAGGAGAAACTCTTTTTTCAGATTCCGCCGCATCAAGAGGCTCTTTTTGGAGTTCTATTCCCGTGAAGAGAACCGAAATTGCTTTGGTGACTTTTTCAGGGTCTTCCGTAGGATAAACAGCTGCTGAAACTTTTACATTTATCATAAATCTACTCCACAATTAATCTCAAATGGGATTGTTCCGGAAAGTCGCTTTTTTTCGGGTTTGCTTTTGAACATTAAACTGTCAGACTTGTTTGAATATTATACTGCCATATTTGTTTTGAGAATTAACCCATCAGATTTGTTTTGAGAATTAACCCATCAGATTTCATCCTGGGATGTTATTTTTCCGAGTTTGATTTCAAATAGTTATTCAAAACATCATTAACATCTTTTCTGAAGGTCTCAAGAGTGAAGCTGTTTTCAATTTCCACGTTAGAGGCTTCGATAGCTTCTCCCATGCCCCAGCTGAGTTCTCGTTCGTCTCTCTGGCGGAGGCCGTCTATACTGTTCATATCATCGCTTCTGCCTCTTTTTTGGACCCTGGAAAAACGAACCTCAAGGGGAGCGTAAATGGAAATCAGGATAAAGCCTTTTCCGAATTCCTGCCTGAAGCACTCCACTTCGGCAATCCCGCGCACACCGTCAACAACTACAAGTTCCGAGCCTGTTTCCCTGATCTGAGAGACGCAGCGTCTGGCAACGGCATCCATGCCCTCACATTTGCGAAGGTCCGTTGCAACCATTCCGGTATTGGAATCATTGGGCTCAAGCCCACGCTTCAGTACTTCCTTCCGGATCACATCACCCATAATAATAACAGGAATGTCCATCTCAGCAGCAATCCTGGAAGCTTCGGATTTTCCCGAAGCTGGCATGCCTACAAAAGCTATTATCTTCATCAAAAATTACCTTTTAAACCTGAGT containing:
- a CDS encoding RNA-binding domain-containing protein, whose product is MINVKVSAAVYPTEDPEKVTKAISVLFTGIELQKEPLDAAESEKRVSPAFRLTGEGGLDLLFTLHGLIRREAIIDSIRNKVFSKGLSSEGLLVRFLLNKQAAFVGIPSVPAEEEPLGSIEVVIRTDSPEEMEKLFEWLLPLTEEGVPVVEVEMDYVERG
- a CDS encoding dephospho-CoA kinase; this encodes MKIIAFVGMPASGKSEASRIAAEMDIPVIIMGDVIRKEVLKRGLEPNDSNTGMVATDLRKCEGMDAVARRCVSQIRETGSELVVVDGVRGIAEVECFRQEFGKGFILISIYAPLEVRFSRVQKRGRSDDMNSIDGLRQRDERELSWGMGEAIEASNVEIENSFTLETFRKDVNDVLNNYLKSNSEK